A genomic window from Pungitius pungitius chromosome 12, fPunPun2.1, whole genome shotgun sequence includes:
- the ngfra gene encoding tumor necrosis factor receptor superfamily member 16: MTSTWSLVIVCASVVLASASKTERAVQVPCETGLYAADGECCEECPPGEGVVKKCGATQTVCAQCLDSETFSENYSASEQCRPCTECTGLMRMETPCTDSNDAVCVCDYNFFFDAMSGGCEPCTVCPLGQGVYAHCEHAHDTVCEECVDDTYSDRESSLDPCLPCTICDEASETEVSACTPTGDSVCHNPLSPTYFTSTSDMDPSPPSFTNYFPPDGSDSPLPGETTTSSAGSPRFLGHGLNENLIPIYCSILAAVVVGFVAYIVFKRWNSCKQNKQAANNRAATSNQMVTPEGEKLHSDSGISVDSQSLQEQHQQAQADVQAQLTHSRTQEQIVVRVDGGSQPDSHPPEV, encoded by the exons ATGACTTCCACCTGGTCGCTGGTGATCGTGTGCGCTTCG gtgGTGTTGGCGTCGGCGTCTAAGACGGAGCGGGCGGTGCAGGTGCCCTGCGAGACCGGCTTGTACGCTGCCGACGGAGAATGCTGCGAGGAGTGTCCGCCCGGAGAGGGCGTGGTGAAGAAGTGCGGCGCCACGCAGACCGTCTGCGCCCAGTGTCTGGACA GTGAGACCTTCTCAGAGAACTACAGCGCGTCCGAGCAGTGCCGGCCCTGCACCGAGTGCACGGGCCTGATGCGGATGGAGACGCCGTGCACCGACTCCAACGACGCCGTCTGCGTCTGCGACTACAACTTCTTCTTCGACGCCATGTCGGGCGGGTGCGAGCCGTGCACGGTGTGCCCGCTGGGCCAGGGCGTGTACGCGCACTGCGAACACGCCCACGACACGGTGTGCGAGGAGTGCGTGGACGACACCTACTCCGACCGGGAGAGCTCCCTCGACCCCTGTCTGCCCTGCACCATCTGCGACGAGGCCAGCGAGACGGAGGTGTCGGCGTGCACGCCAACCGGGGACTCCGTCTGCCACA ATCCTCTCTCCCCAACATATTTCACTTCCACCTCCGACATGGACCCGTCTCCACCCTCCTTCACCAATTACTTCCCCCCGGATGGCTCAGACAGCCCGTTGCCAGGAGAGACGACCACTTCCAGCGCTGGCTCCCCGCGCTTCCTCGGCCACGGGCTCAACGAGAACCTCATCCCCATCTACTGCTCCATCCTGGCCGCCGTGGTGGTGGGCTTCGTGGCCTACATCGTCTTTAAGAG GTGGAACAGCTGCAAGCAGAACAAGCAGGCGGCTAACAACCGCGCGGCTACAAGCAACCAGATGGTGACACCGGAGGGAGAGAAGCTGCACAGCGACAGCGGCATCTCGGTGGACAGCCAGAGTCTGCAGgagcagcaccagcaggccCAGGCCGACGTCCAGGCTCagctcacacactcacgcacacaggAGCAGATCG TGGTGAGAGTGGATGGCGGCTCCCAGCCGGACTCGCACCCCCCTGAagtctga